The following are from one region of the Moritella sp. 24 genome:
- a CDS encoding 8-amino-7-oxononanoate synthase, which produces MAFEFITHALHQQKSASLLRTRVISNGAINFSANDYLGLATHPELIAAWQRGAAEYGVGSGGSFLVTGYTHAHAALEDKLADITGHESSLLFNSGYSANQALIKALLDQNDLLVQDKLNHASLIEAGVYSPATMKRFKHNDSDHLAQTLSRYRDNYTNSLVVTEGVFSMDGDQPNLVDIHQQCKAHDSWLLVDDAHGFGIVSQGQSLKKHNLSANDIALYMATFGKAAGVSGAFVSASKDVIDYLINFSKPYIYSTAMPAAMAVCIDKALTIMAKETWRVEHLNQLIAYFKQQCFLQNITLMPSDTAIQPLIIGDADKAMKISRYLASKGLLVKAIRPPTVPRGTSRLRITLSASHSMKDIDLLLARLKDALDTNRGGTA; this is translated from the coding sequence ATGGCATTTGAATTCATTACACACGCATTACACCAGCAAAAATCAGCGTCTTTATTACGCACCCGGGTGATAAGTAATGGTGCAATTAATTTTTCAGCGAATGATTACTTAGGACTGGCAACACACCCTGAATTAATTGCTGCATGGCAACGTGGTGCAGCAGAATATGGTGTTGGCAGCGGTGGATCATTTCTTGTTACGGGTTACACACATGCGCATGCGGCATTAGAAGATAAGTTAGCTGATATAACGGGTCATGAATCGAGTTTATTGTTTAATTCGGGTTATAGTGCGAATCAAGCTTTAATTAAAGCCTTGTTAGATCAGAATGATTTGTTAGTTCAGGATAAACTGAATCATGCCTCGTTAATTGAAGCGGGGGTTTATTCGCCTGCCACGATGAAACGTTTTAAACATAATGACAGTGACCATCTTGCACAGACGCTGAGCCGATACCGAGATAATTATACTAATTCACTAGTCGTAACTGAAGGTGTGTTTAGCATGGATGGCGATCAACCGAACTTGGTTGATATTCATCAACAATGCAAAGCACATGATAGTTGGTTGTTAGTCGATGATGCCCATGGTTTTGGGATCGTATCTCAGGGACAAAGCTTAAAGAAACATAACTTGTCAGCAAATGATATAGCTTTGTATATGGCTACGTTTGGTAAAGCGGCCGGTGTTTCTGGTGCATTCGTCTCAGCATCGAAAGACGTTATCGATTATCTGATTAATTTTTCAAAACCTTATATTTATTCAACAGCAATGCCAGCTGCAATGGCGGTCTGTATTGATAAAGCATTAACGATAATGGCGAAGGAAACATGGCGAGTTGAGCATCTAAATCAACTAATAGCTTATTTTAAACAGCAATGTTTTTTACAGAATATCACCTTGATGCCATCGGACACCGCAATTCAACCGCTTATTATAGGTGATGCTGATAAGGCGATGAAAATCAGTCGATATCTTGCGAGTAAAGGGCTGTTAGTTAAAGCGATTCGTCCGCCGACAGTGCCTAGGGGAACATCGCGTTTACGGATAACCTTATCAGCTAGCCATAGTATGAAAGATATTGATTTATTGCTGGCGCGGCTGAAGGATGCATTAGATACAAATAGAGGAGGCACTGCATGA
- the bioD gene encoding dethiobiotin synthase codes for MTNNIKKVFITGTDTDVGKTVISTALIDNANSRGLKTVGFKPISAGCELTPLGLRNEDALLLQQHASKKVDYQLVNPIAYQAPIAPHIAAEQQGELIDLGVIDSTLAKITDNVDLVVIEGAGGWHLPIDKRNYFSSWVAENQLDVILVVGVKLGCLNHAILSAQAIQHSGANLVGWVANSLTADIANYDAMIETLLVALPAPLMGKMPYFVSIEDKNENSANYLDLTSYLAL; via the coding sequence ATGACAAATAATATCAAAAAAGTATTTATTACCGGAACAGATACAGACGTAGGCAAGACTGTTATTAGCACCGCTCTTATTGATAATGCAAATAGTCGGGGACTTAAAACGGTTGGCTTTAAACCTATTTCAGCGGGTTGTGAATTAACGCCATTAGGACTGCGTAATGAAGATGCATTGTTACTGCAGCAGCACGCATCGAAAAAAGTGGATTATCAGCTTGTAAACCCAATTGCTTACCAAGCCCCCATCGCGCCACATATAGCAGCGGAGCAACAGGGCGAGCTTATCGATTTGGGCGTGATAGACTCGACGTTAGCTAAGATCACAGACAATGTCGACCTTGTTGTTATTGAGGGGGCGGGTGGTTGGCATCTTCCCATTGATAAGCGTAACTATTTTTCGTCTTGGGTAGCTGAAAACCAGTTAGATGTTATTCTTGTAGTAGGGGTTAAGTTAGGTTGTTTGAATCATGCTATTTTATCTGCACAAGCAATTCAGCATTCTGGTGCAAATCTTGTTGGTTGGGTTGCAAATAGTTTAACCGCAGATATTGCCAATTATGATGCAATGATAGAAACGTTATTGGTGGCATTACCAGCACCATTGATGGGAAAAATGCCTTATTTTGTATCAATTGAAGATAAAAATGAAAATTCAGCTAACTATCTGGATTTAACTTCTTATTTAGCGTTGTAA
- the bioC gene encoding malonyl-ACP O-methyltransferase BioC, producing the protein MIDKNAVARCFGKAAASYDQHAILQRLSSDKLLRYLPKSSVRSDDVKVYSSTVDLGCGSGALLPALANCSETLIAVDLSMGMLSYAKAHNQLPSQPLWLNGDAEALPLQSSSIDLCVSNLALQWCDDLATPLIEVSRCLKPGGLMLFSTLVSGSLDELTQSWSTVDSQRHVNRFLSEGEIKAALLKSGLSVDTFEVAVTTMHYASVKEVMLSLKGIGANHVHDKEAKPTTQGELRAFKANYETLRDNQGLLPLSYKLAYCLLRKH; encoded by the coding sequence ATGATAGATAAAAATGCAGTTGCGCGTTGCTTTGGTAAAGCGGCGGCGAGTTATGATCAGCATGCGATATTACAGCGATTATCCAGCGATAAACTATTACGTTATTTACCTAAATCATCGGTGCGATCAGATGATGTTAAGGTGTATTCTTCGACCGTTGATCTCGGTTGCGGTAGTGGTGCGCTATTACCTGCATTAGCAAATTGCAGCGAAACATTAATTGCAGTTGATTTATCTATGGGCATGCTTTCATACGCAAAAGCGCATAATCAACTCCCGAGTCAACCACTATGGCTAAATGGTGATGCTGAGGCCTTACCATTACAATCATCTAGCATTGATTTATGCGTGTCTAATTTAGCGCTGCAATGGTGTGATGATCTGGCAACCCCTTTAATTGAAGTCTCGCGTTGCTTAAAACCGGGCGGGTTGATGTTGTTTAGTACATTAGTGTCAGGGAGTTTAGATGAACTCACTCAATCATGGTCTACGGTAGATTCACAACGGCATGTTAATCGTTTTTTATCTGAAGGTGAGATTAAAGCGGCATTACTTAAGTCAGGGTTAAGTGTTGATACATTTGAGGTTGCAGTTACTACGATGCATTACGCCAGTGTCAAAGAGGTGATGCTAAGCCTTAAAGGCATTGGCGCAAATCATGTACATGATAAAGAGGCAAAACCAACTACACAGGGTGAGTTGAGAGCATTCAAAGCGAATTATGAAACGTTACGCGATAATCAAGGGTTATTACCATTGAGCTATAAACTTGCTTATTGCTTATTACGCAAACATTAG
- the bioA gene encoding adenosylmethionine--8-amino-7-oxononanoate transaminase gives MTQKTNSDLMKFDQQHIWHPYTSMTKPLPCYHVDSADGVYLTLNDGTQLIDGMSSWWASIHGYNVPSLNQAMQAQASKMSHVMFGGITHEPAINLCKKLVDITPDGLECVFLSDSGSVSVEVSMKMAIQYWHHQQPSKKKFITIRNGYHGDTFGAMSVCDPDNGMHELFTGFLAPQFFIDAPSIKFNEQWQQSAMDDLEQTLEDNHQQIAALMLEPIVQGAGGMKFYHPEFLRQAKLLCERYDVLLIADEIATGFGRTGKLFACEHAEITPDIMCLGKGITGGYMTLAATLTTRHVAETISNGPSGVLMHGPTFMGNPLACAVANASIDLLMATDWQTRVQHIEQQLQHGLLSLADHEQVTDARVLGSIGVIETKQSIDLAKAQVLFVELGVWIRPFGKLLYIMPPYIISDAELATLCNVIKQVLSADIWYQ, from the coding sequence ATGACTCAAAAAACAAACAGTGATTTAATGAAGTTCGACCAGCAACACATCTGGCACCCATACACATCGATGACAAAACCACTCCCTTGTTATCACGTTGATAGTGCGGATGGCGTTTATCTCACATTAAATGATGGCACACAATTAATCGATGGTATGTCTTCTTGGTGGGCCTCTATTCATGGCTATAACGTGCCCTCGCTAAATCAAGCCATGCAAGCACAAGCGAGTAAAATGTCGCATGTGATGTTTGGCGGTATCACCCACGAACCAGCCATTAATCTATGCAAAAAACTAGTGGACATCACACCTGATGGTTTGGAATGCGTCTTCTTATCGGACTCGGGATCAGTCAGTGTTGAAGTATCAATGAAAATGGCTATTCAATACTGGCATCACCAACAACCAAGCAAGAAAAAGTTCATCACCATACGTAACGGTTACCATGGCGATACCTTTGGGGCTATGTCTGTTTGCGATCCCGATAATGGCATGCATGAATTATTTACCGGATTTTTAGCGCCACAGTTTTTTATCGATGCACCAAGTATCAAGTTTAATGAACAATGGCAACAAAGTGCCATGGATGATTTAGAGCAAACGCTAGAAGACAATCATCAACAAATAGCAGCGCTCATGCTGGAACCTATCGTGCAAGGTGCCGGTGGCATGAAATTTTACCACCCCGAATTTTTACGTCAGGCGAAATTACTTTGTGAACGCTATGACGTACTACTCATTGCAGACGAAATTGCAACAGGCTTTGGCCGTACCGGTAAACTCTTTGCTTGTGAACACGCTGAAATAACGCCTGACATTATGTGCTTGGGTAAAGGCATTACTGGTGGTTACATGACGTTAGCAGCAACCCTCACTACTCGCCATGTTGCAGAAACAATCAGTAATGGTCCAAGTGGCGTATTGATGCATGGGCCTACGTTTATGGGTAACCCATTAGCTTGTGCAGTTGCAAATGCCAGTATTGACTTATTAATGGCGACAGATTGGCAAACACGTGTACAACACATTGAACAGCAACTACAACACGGTCTATTATCATTAGCAGATCATGAGCAAGTCACAGATGCGCGTGTACTTGGTAGTATTGGTGTGATTGAAACAAAACAATCCATTGATCTTGCAAAGGCACAGGTATTATTTGTGGAATTAGGCGTCTGGATAAGACCTTTCGGGAAGCTCCTTTATATCATGCCTCCTTATATCATTTCTGATGCCGAGCTAGCGACATTATGCAATGTGATCAAACAAGTACTCTCTGCTGATATTTGGTATCAGTAG
- a CDS encoding AraC family transcriptional regulator produces the protein MDGQGDVIGGWLVALYKALLWKGIEPFELLEKSDVSLNEITSVGSRVPVSLCNKLFEQSVTLTDDPLLPIKVSQCIVATTFHALGYAIQASSSLQDAFTRLVHYDRVLSSACRINLTEDDKYCYLELNLNEAEGHVNRIGPQLELTMLLSIIKICRDLSNPGFAPVKIYTTVDIRCAAQFESYTGCQIQFNSSQSMLVMDSEVLSKRLPNFAPDLVLLSDKAADDYLASLSGNSVVNQVRSEVVSLMASGVPNIDFVADKLNFSQRSLQRKLNDSGTSYKDLVENIRQTMAEQHLNQNLLSLGEISYLLGFSDVANFSRAFKRWKGITPGAYRGAHYHS, from the coding sequence ATGGATGGACAGGGAGATGTAATCGGTGGTTGGTTAGTCGCTTTGTATAAAGCGCTGTTATGGAAAGGGATTGAACCTTTCGAGCTACTTGAAAAGTCAGATGTTAGTCTGAATGAAATAACGAGTGTGGGTAGTCGTGTACCTGTTAGTTTGTGTAATAAACTCTTCGAGCAATCTGTCACGTTAACGGATGATCCACTCTTACCTATCAAAGTTAGTCAGTGCATTGTTGCCACAACATTTCATGCATTAGGTTATGCCATTCAAGCATCATCGTCATTGCAAGATGCGTTTACACGTTTAGTCCATTACGATCGTGTACTGAGTAGTGCCTGTCGAATCAATTTAACTGAAGATGATAAGTATTGCTATCTTGAGTTAAACTTGAATGAAGCAGAAGGTCATGTCAATCGTATTGGTCCACAGCTTGAGTTAACAATGCTGTTATCGATTATCAAAATATGTCGTGACTTATCTAATCCAGGTTTTGCACCAGTCAAAATATACACCACGGTTGATATCCGTTGTGCCGCGCAGTTTGAATCATACACAGGTTGCCAAATTCAGTTTAACTCAAGTCAATCTATGCTTGTTATGGATAGCGAGGTTCTATCAAAGCGACTCCCTAATTTTGCACCGGATCTGGTTTTATTAAGTGATAAGGCTGCAGATGATTACCTTGCTAGTTTAAGTGGTAATAGTGTCGTTAACCAAGTGCGTTCAGAAGTGGTTTCTTTGATGGCGAGTGGGGTTCCTAATATTGATTTTGTCGCCGATAAGCTCAATTTTAGTCAGCGTAGTTTACAGCGTAAATTAAATGACTCTGGAACAAGCTATAAAGATCTCGTTGAAAATATTCGCCAAACAATGGCAGAACAACACTTAAATCAAAACCTTTTATCTTTAGGTGAAATTAGTTATTTATTAGGTTTTTCTGATGTTGCTAATTTTTCCCGTGCTTTCAAACGCTGGAAGGGTATCACTCCCGGTGCCTATCGAGGAGCGCATTATCATTCATAA
- the bioB gene encoding biotin synthase BioB: MTQTVRHDWQVDEIEALFNQPFNDLMFQAQTVHRQHFDPNSVQISTLLSIKTGACPEDCKYCPQSARYTTGIEKERLMQVETVLKRAAEARDNGASRFCMGAAWKNPHKRDMPYLIDMVKGVKAMGLETCMTLGMLAPDQAQSLSEAGLDYYNHNLDTSEEYYEQIITTRTYQDRLNTLDHVRDAGMKVCSGGIVGMGEQQLDRIGLLKSLANLPHHPESVPINMLVKVAGTPLEDTPDLDEIEFVRTIAVARIIMPKSYVRLSAGREAMSEQTQTLCFMAGANSIFYGCKLLTTDNPDEDSDKRLFRKLGLHPARIREASDEAQSAQLMDEIAEQASPSLFYDATSVAN; this comes from the coding sequence ATGACCCAAACTGTTCGCCACGATTGGCAAGTTGATGAGATTGAAGCGCTATTTAACCAACCATTTAATGATTTGATGTTTCAAGCTCAGACGGTTCATCGTCAGCATTTTGATCCCAACAGTGTACAAATTAGTACGTTACTATCGATTAAAACAGGCGCCTGTCCTGAGGATTGTAAGTACTGCCCACAAAGCGCACGTTACACAACGGGTATTGAAAAAGAGCGTTTGATGCAAGTTGAAACTGTATTAAAGCGTGCCGCTGAAGCAAGAGATAATGGCGCAAGTCGTTTTTGCATGGGCGCAGCGTGGAAGAACCCACACAAACGAGATATGCCATATTTAATCGATATGGTTAAAGGTGTAAAAGCAATGGGGCTTGAGACGTGTATGACTTTGGGGATGTTAGCACCCGATCAAGCACAGTCTTTATCTGAAGCGGGCTTAGATTATTATAATCACAATTTAGATACATCTGAAGAATATTACGAGCAGATTATTACGACGCGTACTTACCAAGATCGTTTAAATACACTCGACCATGTGCGTGATGCTGGTATGAAAGTATGCTCTGGCGGGATTGTCGGTATGGGCGAGCAACAACTCGATCGTATTGGCTTACTTAAATCGTTAGCGAACTTACCACATCATCCAGAAAGCGTGCCTATTAACATGCTAGTTAAGGTTGCTGGTACACCACTGGAAGACACTCCAGATCTCGATGAAATAGAATTTGTGCGTACGATTGCTGTCGCGCGTATTATTATGCCGAAATCTTACGTTCGTTTGTCTGCTGGTCGCGAGGCGATGAGTGAACAAACACAAACGTTGTGCTTTATGGCCGGTGCCAATTCAATCTTCTACGGTTGTAAGTTGTTAACGACGGATAACCCTGACGAAGACAGTGATAAACGTTTATTTAGAAAACTAGGGTTACATCCTGCACGTATTCGTGAAGCCAGTGATGAAGCGCAATCAGCACAATTAATGGATGAGATCGCCGAGCAAGCATCACCGTCACTTTTTTATGACGCAACAAGTGTCGCAAACTAA
- a CDS encoding YCF48-related protein: protein MPSMNKKLLALLCTLSLPAHSASEDKARDKASDFVNNNVLQVAAEMNSLVEKSVFLEVDNYAQRQILVGEYGRIVVRKNSDSAWVQANVPVQTTITAVDFIDDKTAWAVGHQGVILKTTDGGHNWVKKFDGVELTALLKVSLEAQIMSLTAAFETAQVVDIDEDALDELEMQLDDATYKLEDLTVNAGIEISLFDVLFTTADYGLVIGAYGAMLETKDGGDSWQYIGHKVPNPEGFHLNALTKDSENNIYIVGEAGVGMSTSDSGNTWRSLDIDYLGSLFGIEVQGSTLYSYGLRGNMFISQDQGYQWQSLNTGVTNHIFSADWLNNKELLLVGAGGLKLVYNGHQFNNISQTSQRVDITSVKVINDDVITTGLRGWQSNLKNDLEQGGLK from the coding sequence ATGCCAAGTATGAATAAGAAATTACTGGCGCTGTTGTGTACATTAAGTTTACCAGCACACAGTGCAAGTGAGGATAAAGCGCGCGATAAAGCAAGCGACTTCGTCAATAATAATGTGCTACAAGTGGCTGCAGAAATGAATAGCCTTGTAGAAAAAAGTGTTTTTTTAGAAGTTGATAATTATGCACAACGACAAATTTTAGTAGGTGAATACGGTCGTATTGTGGTTCGTAAAAATAGTGATTCAGCGTGGGTTCAGGCTAATGTGCCTGTTCAAACAACAATCACGGCGGTTGATTTTATTGATGATAAAACAGCGTGGGCTGTTGGTCATCAAGGCGTGATACTAAAAACAACCGACGGTGGACATAATTGGGTTAAAAAGTTTGATGGTGTTGAGCTAACTGCATTGTTGAAAGTTAGCCTCGAAGCGCAAATTATGTCATTAACCGCTGCTTTTGAAACCGCCCAAGTGGTAGACATTGATGAAGATGCGCTTGATGAACTTGAGATGCAACTGGATGATGCTACCTATAAATTAGAAGATTTAACCGTGAATGCGGGTATTGAAATCTCATTGTTTGATGTGTTGTTTACTACCGCGGATTACGGTCTTGTTATTGGTGCTTACGGTGCGATGTTAGAGACAAAGGATGGCGGTGATTCATGGCAATATATAGGGCATAAAGTACCGAATCCGGAAGGTTTCCATCTTAACGCATTAACAAAGGATAGTGAGAATAATATCTATATTGTCGGTGAAGCAGGTGTGGGGATGAGCACATCGGATTCTGGTAATACGTGGCGTTCACTCGATATTGACTACTTAGGTTCATTATTTGGTATTGAAGTACAAGGCAGCACACTTTATAGCTACGGTTTACGTGGCAACATGTTCATTTCTCAAGATCAAGGATATCAGTGGCAGTCGCTTAATACAGGGGTCACTAATCATATTTTTTCTGCTGACTGGCTAAATAACAAGGAACTGTTATTAGTGGGTGCTGGTGGTTTAAAACTTGTTTATAACGGTCATCAATTCAATAACATCTCACAAACAAGCCAACGTGTTGATATTACGTCAGTCAAAGTGATTAATGATGATGTCATTACAACAGGCCTTCGTGGTTGGCAAAGTAATTTGAAAAATGACTTAGAACAGGGAGGTCTAAAGTAA
- a CDS encoding RND family transporter, with translation MEKLTIWIEKQLFGFKNFVFIFIVLLTGFLAYNASLVRPSASFEKMIPVQHEYIQNYLNYKQELASLGNSVRVVIENENGDIFNAEFQEQMRALNDELFFIPGVDRSGMKSIWTSNVTWAEVTEDGFVGGTVIPSDYDGTQRTLDRLRRNVMLSGQVGYLVGDNFKSAVFILPLMSVNPVTGKPLDYNELSNTLEDIRSKYEVEGVKVHITGFAKVVGDLIAGAAEVVIFFITAIAITFVLLYLYSRCLRSTIVTVTCALVAVIWQLGLLNLLGQGLDPYSMLVPFLVFAIAVSHGVQLISAIGQHMAAGNKAEQAARLAFRALAIPGLIALLSDGLGFITLNVIEIQVIQDLATAASVGVAVILLTNLVLLPILMSWTGVSPAGIKYLLSEQSKTPLIVKVFSRFADAKWAKSALVFGVVCLAVGLYQGQSLKIGDLDAGAPELRADSRYNLDNAYVANNYQASTDIMVLMVETPAEQCSSYHTLNAVNQLQAHVEGIPGVQSTLSVATIAKKAIVGMNEGNPKWQGLSPNQLVLNAAVGRAPAAFMNNTCSMLPLMIYLDDHKANTLETVIADITAYTAANKTEGVNFALAAGNAGIEAATNSVIEKAQYQMLMWVYGVVALLCFLTFRSVKTLLCIIFPLALTSILGQALMATLGIGVKVATLPVIALGVGIGVDYGIYIYSQLSARLKMGDNLQDAYKYALSSTGKAVAFTGITLAIGVCTWVLSPIKFQADMGLMLTFMFIWNMLGALCFLPALAWLLNIGQQTSLISKEDQKPIEMNKDTAA, from the coding sequence ATGGAAAAGCTTACTATTTGGATCGAAAAGCAGTTATTTGGTTTTAAAAATTTTGTATTTATATTTATCGTATTACTAACTGGTTTTTTAGCTTATAACGCGAGTTTGGTTAGACCGAGTGCATCATTTGAAAAGATGATTCCTGTACAACATGAATATATTCAAAATTATTTAAACTACAAGCAAGAGTTAGCGAGTCTCGGCAACAGTGTACGTGTCGTTATTGAAAACGAAAATGGCGATATTTTCAATGCTGAATTTCAAGAGCAGATGCGTGCATTAAATGATGAACTGTTTTTTATTCCAGGCGTAGATCGTTCTGGAATGAAATCAATTTGGACTTCAAACGTGACATGGGCAGAAGTGACTGAAGACGGTTTTGTCGGTGGTACTGTGATCCCGAGTGATTATGATGGAACTCAACGTACACTAGACCGATTACGTCGTAATGTCATGCTATCAGGTCAAGTGGGTTATTTAGTTGGTGATAACTTTAAATCAGCGGTATTCATATTGCCGTTAATGAGTGTTAACCCTGTTACGGGTAAACCACTTGATTACAATGAGCTATCTAATACGCTGGAAGATATTCGTAGTAAATACGAAGTGGAAGGCGTTAAAGTCCATATCACTGGTTTTGCTAAGGTGGTGGGCGACCTGATTGCTGGTGCAGCAGAAGTCGTTATCTTCTTTATTACTGCAATCGCGATCACGTTTGTGCTGCTCTACCTGTATAGCCGTTGTTTAAGAAGTACGATTGTCACGGTAACGTGTGCATTGGTTGCTGTTATTTGGCAACTAGGCTTACTTAATTTGTTGGGGCAGGGGCTTGATCCTTATTCTATGCTTGTACCATTTTTAGTTTTTGCTATTGCGGTGAGTCATGGTGTTCAGCTCATTAGTGCAATTGGTCAACATATGGCGGCTGGAAATAAAGCCGAACAGGCTGCACGCCTTGCGTTTCGCGCATTAGCAATACCTGGTTTGATTGCATTGTTAAGTGATGGCCTTGGTTTTATCACACTTAACGTGATTGAAATTCAAGTTATTCAAGATCTGGCAACAGCGGCAAGTGTGGGGGTGGCGGTTATCTTATTAACTAACCTCGTATTGCTACCGATACTGATGTCTTGGACTGGAGTGTCACCTGCAGGTATTAAGTATTTGCTGTCAGAGCAGTCAAAGACCCCCCTTATTGTTAAGGTGTTTAGTCGCTTTGCTGATGCTAAATGGGCTAAATCAGCGCTTGTTTTTGGTGTTGTTTGTCTTGCTGTTGGTCTGTACCAAGGACAATCGTTAAAGATTGGTGATCTTGATGCTGGCGCACCTGAGTTACGTGCAGATAGTCGTTATAACCTTGATAATGCGTACGTTGCTAATAATTATCAGGCGAGTACAGACATCATGGTATTGATGGTTGAGACGCCTGCTGAACAATGCAGCAGTTATCATACATTAAATGCAGTGAATCAATTACAGGCACACGTTGAAGGTATACCCGGCGTTCAGTCAACGCTTTCAGTTGCAACTATTGCGAAAAAAGCAATTGTTGGTATGAATGAAGGTAATCCGAAATGGCAGGGCTTGAGTCCAAACCAATTAGTATTAAATGCGGCAGTGGGCCGTGCTCCTGCTGCCTTTATGAATAATACTTGCAGTATGTTACCACTTATGATTTATCTCGATGATCATAAGGCGAATACGCTTGAGACTGTTATTGCTGATATCACCGCATATACTGCAGCAAATAAAACGGAAGGTGTAAACTTTGCCCTTGCAGCGGGTAACGCTGGAATTGAAGCTGCAACAAATAGTGTGATTGAAAAAGCACAATATCAAATGTTGATGTGGGTGTACGGTGTTGTAGCGCTACTGTGTTTTCTAACATTCCGTTCAGTTAAAACATTATTATGTATTATTTTTCCGCTAGCGTTAACGTCAATTTTAGGCCAAGCGTTAATGGCTACACTCGGTATCGGTGTTAAAGTCGCAACATTACCTGTTATTGCGCTGGGTGTGGGTATTGGTGTCGATTATGGTATTTATATTTACAGTCAATTATCGGCAAGGTTGAAAATGGGTGATAATTTACAGGATGCTTATAAATACGCATTATCAAGTACAGGTAAGGCCGTTGCATTTACTGGTATTACCTTGGCGATTGGTGTGTGTACTTGGGTATTATCACCGATTAAATTCCAAGCTGATATGGGATTAATGCTAACCTTCATGTTTATTTGGAATATGCTTGGTGCACTTTGTTTCTTACCGGCACTTGCGTGGTTGTTGAATATTGGACAACAAACATCGTTAATCTCGAAAGAAGATCAAAAACCTATTGAGATGAATAAAGATACGGCCGCATAA